AATCCATTTCGCTTCAAGAACTTGAAAGCCCGCTCAAATTTGAGTGGGCTTTTTTCTTTGGCGTGTAAGTTTGTTGAAGCCATGTCTATGGTGCACAGCACAATAAAAGTGCGCACTAAATATAATCACGCCATTTAAAAGTGCAACATTATTCATTGTCTCAATCGGAGTTGTTTCAAATTATTCCGATCGTAATATGACGTAATCACTTTTTAACAATCTAATTCAACCTGTTGTATTTAAAAGAATAAACCAGTTTTTTTCAATTAAAACACTTCGCAGGTATGCATATTGCCTTTAATCAGGACAGAGGCGCTCCCCTTGGGAATGCGATGCTTCCTCGCTTTTTGCCTTGACGAGTCCCATGTTGGGTACGTGACTGCGGCAAAAAGGTTTCGATTAAGGAATCAGTGTGAATAAAATCAAATTTTTTGCGATTTCGTCAATATTCATCCTGTCCGCGTGCGGTTCTGATGGATCAACTCCAACCAGTGCATCCAGGGTCGGCGCCAGTGGATTTGTGGCGTCTGATACGCCGGCACCCCCGCTTGAAATTTCCAGTCAGGAACTGGACAGCGCCGTGAAATGCAGTGAGGGATTCGGGCCAGATTCAGGGCGGGCTGTTTTATTGGTGCCAGGTGCTACGCAAACAGTTGAAAGCAATTTCAGCTGGAACTACATACCCGCCTTCGACAAAGCGGGTATTCCATGGTGTGCAGTGGATCTGCCCAACAGCAACACAGGTGAATTGCAGGCCTCTTCGGAATACATCACCCACGCCATTCGCAAAATGTTCAACACCACCAAGACGAAAATTGCGATTGTCGGTTTTAGTCAGGGCGGTGTGATGCCTCGCTGGTCACTGAAATTCTTTCCAGACACACGCGACATGGTGGAGGACATGATTGGTATCGCAGCAGCCAACCACGGCTTGATTGAAGCCAACTTGTTGTGTGCCCCACCTGTCGTTGGATGTATCACCTCGTTCACACAAATTGCAGTGGGTGCCAAGTGGATGGATGCATTGAACGCCGGCGGCGAAACATTGGCCGGAATTGACTACACGCAAATTTATACCCGGACTGACGATGTGGCAATACCCAACTTTGATGAGGCCAACGGTGTATCCAGCTTGCGCACAGGCGATGGCAACAAGGTGAACATTGCAACACAGGACATTTGCCTGACCAACACGGCGGATCACTTTTTGGTGGGTTCATCCGATGCCGTGGGCTTCGCGATTGTTTCAGATGCCTTGGCTCATCCTGGTGTCGCCAGTGTCGAACGTCTGCAGGCACTCACTCCAGGGCTGTGCCTGACTCCGTTCATGCCGGGCGTGGATCCGCTGATGTTCCCAATCAACTTCGCCACCAAGATGATGAGCACTTTCGCCCAATCAGTGACCTTGCAACCCAAAAGTACGCAAGAGCCAGCATTGCGCTGTTATGCAGGTGGCGAGTGCTGATTGAACAAGTAGCGTAGCACTGACAACACAGAACCGCCTTTCAGCAATGAATGGCGGTTTTTTCATGGTGCATTTGGCGAATGCTCTCCAACACAGCCAAGCCACTGCGCATGGTGTGAAGGCCGCTGACCCCCAACGCAACCTCATCCCGCGGTGAAAGATTCAGACCATCAATGAGTGCTTGAATTTCAACCTTGTGAATCAGGTCCAGTTTTTCATGGCGTGAAATGGCTCTGAATGAATCCAGACCATAACCGGTCAATTCACTCAAGTACCGGGCAAATCCGGTGGGTGGGTGATAGTTTTCCAAGGCAGCAACATGGCCCATCACCATCACAGGATGGTGGTGCAAAATCCAGTAATACTGCGCCCCCACCATATTGGCGACCTCACAGGAAGGTATTTTGGCCAATAAATGTTCGGGGTTGTGACCAGTGGCGGCATAGTCCTCAAGCAACCACAGGTCATGGCCCCGTTCTTCTTCGATGTGCTTGTGCAGGTATTCAATCAGGCTTGTTTTCAAGGCACTTGATGCGGGTAATTTCTTGGCAGCCAACACTGCGGTTTCCATCAGTGAAACGCCTGCGCGAACCACCATGTGCATCTGTTCCAGGTACAAAGGGTAAATGGAATGGGCATCCGGGCCAGCCCAAAGTTGTTGGGCCTCATGTTGCAGGGCGGGCTGAACCAGTTCCAGCTTGCCGATAAGCCGGGTGAAAGGGGTATTGGTGGGGGTACTCAACTGGGTGTTCAATGCGATTCTCCAAGTTGCGCTATCACATTGATCAATCGGTCGCTTTCAGGCAAGGATGGAAACTCGCCCATGACTTTCCAGCACAGATCGCAGTTGTTGATGTATCTTTTCTCCGCTAACGCCTGCAAGCGCGGGTGTTTGACCAACTCCCCCAAGCCAACACTGGCCACGCATCGCATCAACGGATCAGTCTTGAACCTTGCAAGTGCTGTATCCAGCGCCTCTCGATTCTTCACGCGCGTTCGGAATCGATCAGGTCCTTTGCCCATGATCACTTCTTCATTGCAGCAGGAGGTCAATACCCCGTCGTATCGAATAACCGGTGTCACTGCCAGTGTGCAGTTTCCCATGGTGTCAGCTTTCCTGGCTGGACTCAGTTCAAATACGTCTTGCCCCCGGCCATTGCGAAGCGGCGTAATGGGAACAATTTCCGCATAACAGTCTGCCTTGTTTCCGAAAGCTTGTTCCAGCAAGTGTCTTGTCTGCTTCACCTCCAGGGTCTGCACCACAATCCAGGCCCCGGCATCTGCAATCTGCCTGGCCGCTTGAACAAACACAGAAGAGGGCACACCATTTTGATGAAAGGAATCTGTGCTCAAGTACACAGTGCAGCACGATTCAAGTACTGACCTGATCCAAGGCGCAGTCTCCGGACTTTTCGCCCAAACACCACTGGTGTAAATCACAATCGATTTGTTGCAGGCCGACATTGCTTCGCAGGCCTTGGTTAGCCCACGCCGTTCAGAAAAAGGCTCTCCGCCAGAAATGCCCACGACCTGAATGTCGGGGTCACCACAAATGCCATCAAGCAAGTTCTCGAATAGGCCAAAATCCGTGATCATTGGGCTGTCTGCGCGGGAGTCGACCGAGCAATGGGCACAACCTACCGGGCAACGGTCTGTAATAAACAACAGAACGGAATTCCCCCGTGTGCGCCGTGCAATCTCAATGTCGTTGTGTTTCATGGCATCAGGCACCCAACAGAACCAGTTCCGCAAAACGCGGGTGACTGTAGCGCTTCGCAAAACCCACTGCGCCCAGTTCAAGCTGCAAATCCACCACCGAATCGCCCAGTATTCTTGCGCCCGGTTTCAGCATTTGGGAACTTACGCCCACTTGAATCGCATCCTGTGCATCAAGGTTGATGCAGGTGTCGCAGTAGCCTTTGCAGCCCGTCTTGCCCTGACTGCCGAATTTGGTTTGCAGGTACTCTGGCCCATAGGTTCTCAGTGCAATTTGCATGGCGTTGTCAACGCAACGCGACCGAATGTCCGCCCAGCTGTGAATGCGAATATCCCCAAGCCTTAAATGGCTTGGAACCCGCCCGATCAAATTGTCATTTCCGCAAGCAGCCACTACCCCGTCAAAACCAACCACAGGCCAGGCCGCCATGGTGCAGGGGCTTGCCTCTACCGTCGTTGTGCTTGGTGATGCAGTTTGAATGAAGAAGGTTTTCGCCCTGCCAAAAGGTGACAGGGTATTGACCAGCATCGGGATGCGCTTGCCAAAGCGCTTTTGAACGAGATTCACCAAATCGTCCAGGTACGGATCGTCTTCTCTTTCGCCAGCGATGTGCAGGCTCAAGTGCTTTCCCTCATCCAATAATTGATTTAAAACAGTAAACACGTTCGAGCGGGGAACTTCACGCTCATGAAATGCATCCATGCTGACCGAGAAATGATCCACCGCATCGATTGCAGATTTGATCGATTTGGGAATGCCAGGCTTTCGCGCAAAAAAAAGCCCTGACAGCACACTGGACTTGGTGCCCGATGCGCGCGCCTTCAACGCAAGATTTTTCACCAGTGCAGGTCGAAGCAGGGCTTCACCACCCGACATGGCCATGAATTCCGGGTGAGAAGCTTCAGTAAATGTGTCAACAAACCGATTGAACAATTCGGGTCGGCTTTGCTCGCTTTGCATGGTCGAGCTTGTTGAACAATGGGCACAGCTTAGGGGGCAACGCCGTGTAATGCCAACTGAAACTCCGGCGGCGGGTACTGCACGACGAGCAAGCATTTCGACAAGGTGCATGGTGATTCACTGGCGGACAAGCGGGTGGAGGGGTGGGGCATTGAAGCAAATTGCATCCAATGCCCCGATTGAACAATGGGTTCAGATCAAACTACCAAACAAATCCACCCACAGTGTCCGCAGCATTCTTTAGCTTTTCGTCCAGCCCTGAATTCAACTTCGACTTGATGCTGGTTAACACCGCCAACTCATCATCATCGAGCTTGGCTACCTGAGCTTTCAAATTGTCGCTTAGTGCATCCAGCTGGAATGCGGCTCCAGTGGCTTTGACGCGCATTGATCGAGCAGAACTCATACCTGTTTTTTCATCAGACATAACAATCCCCTATTGGTGTAGTTGACGCATTGAAAAACAATGCCCAATAAGTTGTACGCCGGGCAGGTTAACCCGTCAAAAATCGATTCGGTTCTGCTGCTGCCTTCTGAACGGTAGGCAATAAAAAAGCGCCCAGAGAATTTTCATTCTTGGGCGCCTTTTTATAGGTGACGAATCACCTGTCAAACATTACTTCAGTTCGCGCTGCTCTTGAACTCCGGCTTGGTTTCGATCAACACCAGGTTTTCAGTTGAAATTTGAACAACAGGCTTGCGCTCCCGGGGAACGCGAGCAGGCTTTGTGGATTCGCTCAATTTCGACTGAACAACAGACCACTTTTCGTGGTCGGTTTCAACCCAAAGCATTCCGGCACTGTTCAGCATTTGCTCAAGTGAGGTTCTGTCCAGCTTTGGCGCTGGGGCAGGTGCACCCTTTTGAACGTTGGCTTCAGTTGCTGCCACTGTTGCTGCTGGCGCCGTTACGGGCGCTTTTACTTCGGCTGCAGGCTCAGCAATTTCAGCAGGTGCTGCAGTTTCCACCAACGCGGCTTCTACTTTCTCTACAGCAGCCAAGGTTACTTCAGCCACAGGCGCGCTTTGAACCGATTCAACCACCACGGCTTCAACAGCTGGGGTTGGCTCGGTCGCCAAGGCCTCCTGTTGAACCTCGGTTTTTGCAGGCTCTACTTCAGCAGTTTGTGCCACTGCAGCGATAACAGACTGAACGGCCTGCACGTCTGCCGATTGAACATTCGACTCATCGGGATTGTTTTCAGTAGAACCCATTGCTGTAGGTTCAGCTGGCAAGCCCATTTGAGAGACATTCAAGCCGGTTGCTGCAATAACGGGAGCGGGTGCGGAAGCTGTTTCAGCCATCTCAGGTGCTGGTGCTGATTCAACTGAATCGCTGCCTTCAGCGGCTTGTTCAGCGTCCGATGAATCACGAACGCCATCCCGATTACCTCCGCGACCACGGCGACGACGACGGCGACGCGGCTCTTCGCTACCCGCTTCTTCTTCGCTGCCATATGACATGGTTTCGGCAATCTTGTTGGCCAATTCTTCATCTTCAGCTGCATCGGCTGCCTGAAATGCGTCTTCAGACTGCAATGCAGACTGTTCAGCCGCCAAGCCTGTTTCACCTTCACCGGCTCCGCGACCACCACGGCCGCGACGACGGCGGCGACGACCACCAGTGCGTTCACTTTGCTCTGCAGCATCTGCTGCATCGCCTTCCACTGCATCTACAGCGGCCAAAGGCTTCAATTCAAGCGCTTCGGCACCCGCAGCGCGGTCCTCACGTGGTTTGCCACGACCACCACGATTCTGTTGTGCAGAACGAGGCTGTTGTGTGTCAGCTACCTTGACTTCGTCTTCCGCAACTGGGTTTGTACCCGTTGCTTCATCTTCGCGTCCACGTCCGCCACCACGACGGCGATTTCGTCCACGACCACCGCGTGAGTCGTTGCGGTCACCTTGTGGGCGACCTTGGCCACGACCTCCACGGTCACTGGTTTTCTGCTCGATCACCACTGCTGGTACTTCCACATTGGTATCGCGCTTGAACCAAGCAATAATGCGCTGAATCAAAGACGGTGCCGCAGGGGCAGCAGCAGCCACAACCAGTTCTGTTTTTGGCTTGCGTTCCTGATGGGGCGGGGCAGGCTGGGTTGGAATCACACCCTTGATTACCGCTTCCTGACGCTTTACTGCTTCGCCTTCCACTTTCTTGTCGTAGTAACTTTGCTCGTCCTTGGAGGTGGCCAGCTCGAAGCTCTGGCGTGGGTCTTCAAGGCGCTCATCGTCATGGCGAAGGCGTGTAATCTCGTAATGTGGAGTTTCCAGATGCTTGTTTGGAATCAACAGCACGTTGACCTTCAAACGCGCTTCCAGCTTGTAGATTTCAGACCGCTTTTCATTCAGCAAGAAAGTGGCCACATCCACCGGCACCTGCGTGTGAACGCTGGCAGTGCCTTCTTTCATGGCTTCTTCCTGCAAAATACGCAGTACGTGCAATGCCGTGCTTTCTGTATCGCGAATAACACCCGTGCCATTGCAGCGTGGGCAAGTGGTGTGCGAGCCTTCGTTAAGGGCAGGGCGGATACGCTGGCGGCTCAATTCCATCAGGCCGAAGCGGCTGATTTTGCCCATTTGCACGCGTGCGCGGTCAAAATGAAGGCTGTCCTTGACTCGTTGCTCCACTTCCTTCTGGTTGCTGGCTTTTTCCATGTCGATAAAATCGATCACGATCAAGCCGCCCAAGTCACGCAGGCGCAACTGGCGGGCTACTTCTTCAGCCGCTTCAAGGTTGGTGCGCAAGGCCGTGTCTTCAATGTCTGTGCCGCGTGTTGAACGGGCCGAGTTCACATCGATGGACACCAGCGCTTCCGTGTGATCAATCACAATGGCGCCGCCCGAGGGCAGGGGAACCATGCGGCTGTAGGCCGTTTCAATCTGGTGTTCGATCTGGAAACGGCTGAACAACGGAATGTCGTCGCGGTAGCGTTTTACCAGGTTCATCATGTCGGGCATGACATGCTGCATGAACTGCTTGGCCTGGTCGTAAATTTCGTCGGTGTCGATGAGTACTTCGCCAATATCCGGGCTGAAGTAATCGCGAATGGCACGAATCACCAGGCTGCTTTCCTGGTAAATCAGGAAGGCGCCGTTGGCCGATTTGCCAGCACCGTCAATGGCTGTCCACAGTTGGAGCAGGTAATTCAGGTCCCACTGCAGTTCTTCAACCGAGCGGCCGATACCGGCTGTGCGGGCGATGATGCTCATGCCCTTGGGGTATTCCAGCTTGTCCAGCGCTTCACGCAGTTCTTGACGTTCTTCGCCTTCGATTCTGCGGGATACACCGCCTCCGCGGGGGTTGTTGGGCATCAGCACCAAGTAGCGGCCTGCCAGGGAGATGAAGGTAGTCAGGGCTGCGCCCTTGTTGCCACGCTCTTCTTTTTCGACCTGAACAAACAGTTCCTGACCTTCTTTTACGACGTCTTGAATGCGGGCTTTGCCGGCTTCAACACCTTCCTTGAAATACTGACGGGAAATTTCCTTGAATGGCAGAAAACCGTGGCGGTCTTCGCCGTAATTGACGAAACAGGCTTCGAGACTGGGTTCTACGCGGGTAATGACACCCTTGTAAATGTTGCTTTTCCGTTGTTCACGGCCTGCTGTTTCAATGTCAATGTCGATAAGTTTCTGGCCGTCGACAATGGCGACCCGCAACTCTTCTGAATGAGTTGCGTTAAATAACATGCGCTTCATGCACACTCCAATGGCACCGCAGTGCGAAAAGAGATGCTGAAAAAGCGGAAGGAGCAAAGAAAATCAAAAACGAATACAACAAAGCGCCGCACGGGTCTAGCCAAGGGCGGCGATCACACTAAGGCATTGATATTTAATAATAAATATTGGTTCAAATTTCACCTGTGTAAGGTGGGCCTGCGTCGTTTTTGTTAGTACCCAGCGCTTCTTGTGCGCGCTGGTGCGTATAAATTCTTTGTTTCCAGCTTAAGGCGGGCATTCAGCCGCGCGCCTCTTTTTCAGCGATCATTGCCACCATCCAGGGTAGGCGGCACACCCACTAAATAAAATCGCTGTGGGGCGTATCCAGAAGTGAATTCGGACGCTTCCCAAGCGATAATCCCATTATATGCTGAACCCGCCCAATTGGTAAAACAAAGAATTGAAAACACAGGAAAAACCCAACCCCGACAGGGCTGTTCTGCTTGAAATTGACGAAAAACATCAAGACCAGCGTCTCGACAATTTCCTGTGCAGTGTTTGCAAAGGTGTACCCAAAAGCCACGTATTCCGTATTATCCGGTCCGGTGAAGTTCGCATCAACCGAAAGCGGGCAGAAGCGAAAACCAAATTGTGCATTGGCGATGTGGTTCGGGTTCCCCCCATTCAGGTGGTGGAAAAACAAAGCCTTGAATCAACGCCTTCAAGCGCTTCATTCAACAAGGTTCAGCTGTTGAATGCCGCCGCCGCAATCCCCATCCTTTTTGAAGACGAACATCTGCTTGTGGTGAACAAACCATCCGGCATGGCCGTTCACGGTGGCTCAGGGTCGTCATTTGGTTTAATTGAATGTATTCGGGCACTTAGATCGGAAACTCACCAGGATCTCGAGCTTGTCCACCGAATTGATCGTGAGACTTCTGGAGTATTGATCATTTCCAAAAAACGTAGTGCTCTTAGGAAGTTACAGGAACAACTTCGAGCCAGATCCTGGAAAAAGTATTACAAAACACTGGTGCTGGGGCATTGGCCTGAGAGCTTGCGTCAGGTCGATCTGCCCTTGTTGAAAACCCAAAGCAACGAAAAAGAAGCCCGTGTTTTTGTGGACCCATCAGGTGATAACGCCTGTACCAAATTCAAGACTATTCAATGTTATAGGTCCCTATATTCAGAATTCACTTTAATTCAGGCGCAAATCCTGACAGGTCGAACCCATCAAATTCGTGTGCACACCAGTGCGAGCAAGTTTCCGATCGCCGGGGACGACCGATACGGAAATTTCGAGATGAACAAGCAATTGGCGCGACACGGGCTAAAACGCATGTTTTTGCACGCCGCACGCCTGCAGCTGGTACACCCGGCTACAAATGAATCTATAGTAATAGAGGCGCCTTTGGCCGCTGAATTAGACAGTTTTTTACAAACCTTACAGGCAGTAAACCGCAAATGACTTACAAAATGGTGGTGTTTGATTGGGATGGCACCATACTGGATTCAACCGGCGCAATTACTCGGGCCATTCAAGGTGCCTGCGTGGATGCCGGTTTGCCAGATCCTGGCGCAGAAATCGCCTCCTATGTGATTGGTCTGGGCCTGAGTGACGCCCTGCGTCACGCAGCACCTGGCGCAAGCGAGCAACAAATTGCCATGTTGGTCGATAGTTATCGGCGGCACTACCTGAGCAACGACCATGAGCTTGAGTTGTTCACCGGCGCAATACCCTTGCTGAAACAGCTCAATGAAATGGGCGTGATTTGCACAGTAGCCACCGGAAAAAGTCGACAAGGCTTGAATAGGGCCATGTCACATTCCGACACGGGTCGCTACTTCATGGGTTCCCGGTGTGCAGATGAGTGCCACAGCAAGCCTCATCCTCAAATGATTCTTGAATTGATGGAAGAATTTGACACGGATCCGGCCGATGTCGTCATGATTGGTGACACCACGCATGACCTTAACATGGCAAACGCTGCCGGCGTGCATGCACTGTCGGTGCAAACAGGCGCGCATCCGCCCAAATTGCTGAACCAGGTGCCTCACCTGCAATCTTTTCATTCCATCAACGAGTTGGCGCCCTGGTTGGTGAAAACCATTTCTTCAAGACTCTGATCATGTCTCAAATTCAAGTATGTCAATCAAGCGACCTGTCTGAA
The nucleotide sequence above comes from Limnobacter thiooxidans. Encoded proteins:
- a CDS encoding 4Fe-4S cluster-binding domain-containing protein translates to MKHNDIEIARRTRGNSVLLFITDRCPVGCAHCSVDSRADSPMITDFGLFENLLDGICGDPDIQVVGISGGEPFSERRGLTKACEAMSACNKSIVIYTSGVWAKSPETAPWIRSVLESCCTVYLSTDSFHQNGVPSSVFVQAARQIADAGAWIVVQTLEVKQTRHLLEQAFGNKADCYAEIVPITPLRNGRGQDVFELSPARKADTMGNCTLAVTPVIRYDGVLTSCCNEEVIMGKGPDRFRTRVKNREALDTALARFKTDPLMRCVASVGLGELVKHPRLQALAEKRYINNCDLCWKVMGEFPSLPESDRLINVIAQLGESH
- a CDS encoding RluA family pseudouridine synthase; the protein is MKTQEKPNPDRAVLLEIDEKHQDQRLDNFLCSVCKGVPKSHVFRIIRSGEVRINRKRAEAKTKLCIGDVVRVPPIQVVEKQSLESTPSSASFNKVQLLNAAAAIPILFEDEHLLVVNKPSGMAVHGGSGSSFGLIECIRALRSETHQDLELVHRIDRETSGVLIISKKRSALRKLQEQLRARSWKKYYKTLVLGHWPESLRQVDLPLLKTQSNEKEARVFVDPSGDNACTKFKTIQCYRSLYSEFTLIQAQILTGRTHQIRVHTSASKFPIAGDDRYGNFEMNKQLARHGLKRMFLHAARLQLVHPATNESIVIEAPLAAELDSFLQTLQAVNRK
- a CDS encoding aroma-sacti cluster domain-containing protein, whose product is MSDEKTGMSSARSMRVKATGAAFQLDALSDNLKAQVAKLDDDELAVLTSIKSKLNSGLDEKLKNAADTVGGFVW
- a CDS encoding Rne/Rng family ribonuclease, translating into MKRMLFNATHSEELRVAIVDGQKLIDIDIETAGREQRKSNIYKGVITRVEPSLEACFVNYGEDRHGFLPFKEISRQYFKEGVEAGKARIQDVVKEGQELFVQVEKEERGNKGAALTTFISLAGRYLVLMPNNPRGGGVSRRIEGEERQELREALDKLEYPKGMSIIARTAGIGRSVEELQWDLNYLLQLWTAIDGAGKSANGAFLIYQESSLVIRAIRDYFSPDIGEVLIDTDEIYDQAKQFMQHVMPDMMNLVKRYRDDIPLFSRFQIEHQIETAYSRMVPLPSGGAIVIDHTEALVSIDVNSARSTRGTDIEDTALRTNLEAAEEVARQLRLRDLGGLIVIDFIDMEKASNQKEVEQRVKDSLHFDRARVQMGKISRFGLMELSRQRIRPALNEGSHTTCPRCNGTGVIRDTESTALHVLRILQEEAMKEGTASVHTQVPVDVATFLLNEKRSEIYKLEARLKVNVLLIPNKHLETPHYEITRLRHDDERLEDPRQSFELATSKDEQSYYDKKVEGEAVKRQEAVIKGVIPTQPAPPHQERKPKTELVVAAAAPAAPSLIQRIIAWFKRDTNVEVPAVVIEQKTSDRGGRGQGRPQGDRNDSRGGRGRNRRRGGGRGREDEATGTNPVAEDEVKVADTQQPRSAQQNRGGRGKPREDRAAGAEALELKPLAAVDAVEGDAADAAEQSERTGGRRRRRRGRGGRGAGEGETGLAAEQSALQSEDAFQAADAAEDEELANKIAETMSYGSEEEAGSEEPRRRRRRRGRGGNRDGVRDSSDAEQAAEGSDSVESAPAPEMAETASAPAPVIAATGLNVSQMGLPAEPTAMGSTENNPDESNVQSADVQAVQSVIAAVAQTAEVEPAKTEVQQEALATEPTPAVEAVVVESVQSAPVAEVTLAAVEKVEAALVETAAPAEIAEPAAEVKAPVTAPAATVAATEANVQKGAPAPAPKLDRTSLEQMLNSAGMLWVETDHEKWSVVQSKLSESTKPARVPRERKPVVQISTENLVLIETKPEFKSSAN
- a CDS encoding esterase/lipase family protein; this translates as MNKIKFFAISSIFILSACGSDGSTPTSASRVGASGFVASDTPAPPLEISSQELDSAVKCSEGFGPDSGRAVLLVPGATQTVESNFSWNYIPAFDKAGIPWCAVDLPNSNTGELQASSEYITHAIRKMFNTTKTKIAIVGFSQGGVMPRWSLKFFPDTRDMVEDMIGIAAANHGLIEANLLCAPPVVGCITSFTQIAVGAKWMDALNAGGETLAGIDYTQIYTRTDDVAIPNFDEANGVSSLRTGDGNKVNIATQDICLTNTADHFLVGSSDAVGFAIVSDALAHPGVASVERLQALTPGLCLTPFMPGVDPLMFPINFATKMMSTFAQSVTLQPKSTQEPALRCYAGGEC
- a CDS encoding HAD-IIIA family hydrolase; the encoded protein is MTYKMVVFDWDGTILDSTGAITRAIQGACVDAGLPDPGAEIASYVIGLGLSDALRHAAPGASEQQIAMLVDSYRRHYLSNDHELELFTGAIPLLKQLNEMGVICTVATGKSRQGLNRAMSHSDTGRYFMGSRCADECHSKPHPQMILELMEEFDTDPADVVMIGDTTHDLNMANAAGVHALSVQTGAHPPKLLNQVPHLQSFHSINELAPWLVKTISSRL
- a CDS encoding iron-containing redox enzyme family protein: MNTQLSTPTNTPFTRLIGKLELVQPALQHEAQQLWAGPDAHSIYPLYLEQMHMVVRAGVSLMETAVLAAKKLPASSALKTSLIEYLHKHIEEERGHDLWLLEDYAATGHNPEHLLAKIPSCEVANMVGAQYYWILHHHPVMVMGHVAALENYHPPTGFARYLSELTGYGLDSFRAISRHEKLDLIHKVEIQALIDGLNLSPRDEVALGVSGLHTMRSGLAVLESIRQMHHEKTAIHC
- a CDS encoding radical SAM protein, with the translated sequence MHLVEMLARRAVPAAGVSVGITRRCPLSCAHCSTSSTMQSEQSRPELFNRFVDTFTEASHPEFMAMSGGEALLRPALVKNLALKARASGTKSSVLSGLFFARKPGIPKSIKSAIDAVDHFSVSMDAFHEREVPRSNVFTVLNQLLDEGKHLSLHIAGEREDDPYLDDLVNLVQKRFGKRIPMLVNTLSPFGRAKTFFIQTASPSTTTVEASPCTMAAWPVVGFDGVVAACGNDNLIGRVPSHLRLGDIRIHSWADIRSRCVDNAMQIALRTYGPEYLQTKFGSQGKTGCKGYCDTCINLDAQDAIQVGVSSQMLKPGARILGDSVVDLQLELGAVGFAKRYSHPRFAELVLLGA